A window of the Juglans microcarpa x Juglans regia isolate MS1-56 chromosome 5D, Jm3101_v1.0, whole genome shotgun sequence genome harbors these coding sequences:
- the LOC121265832 gene encoding uncharacterized protein LOC121265832 produces MDKESASKGPNLQESVQAKISEIANSNKDQVLLQEKKYGAALRPYSQMEAFRLAMEECELSDLGYMGDRFTWRNNREGQQFTKERLDRGLANSRWQDLFPSHSVSHEIALCSDHRPIVINVAKQMLYEHSSEKPFRYEASWALREDCLHLIKEEWKKPMLAPHKLALVTKGLQRCQDKLKIWAKANFGNTKRSINNKLSQLSKLQESHKGERDDRFKSLSKEVEGLLEEDNLKWKQRAKQRWLQEGDRNTKYFHQCANQGRTTNSIQKIINDEGKVLTNPKDIGSQFQKFFSELFSTECPSGIEVCLKT; encoded by the coding sequence tgTTGCTGCAAGAGAAGAAGTATGGGGCTGCCTTGAGACCTTATTCTCAGATGGAAGCATTCAGATTGGCAATGGAAGAGTGTGAACTCAGTGACTTGGGCTACATGGGAGACAGATTCACATGGAGAAACAATAGAGAGGGTCAGCAGTTTACAAAAGAAAGACTAGACAGAGGCCTTGCCAATTCGAGATGGCAAGATCTATTTCCTTCTCACTCAGTGTCTCATGAGATAGCTCTTTGTTCTGACCATAGGCCCATTGTGATTAACGTGGCGAAGCAGATGCTCTATGAGCATAGTAGTGAAAAACCCTTCAGATATGAAGCTAGTTGGGCTCTAAGAGAGGATTGTTTGCATCTTATTAAGGAGGAATGGAAAAAACCTATGTTGGCTCCTCACAAACTAGCTCTGGTTACAAAAGGGTTACAAAGATGCCaagataaattgaaaatttggGCTAAGGCTAATTTTGGGAACACTAAGAGATCCATAAACAACAAGCTTTCTCAGTTATCAAAATTGCAGGAATCTCATAAGGGTGAGAGAGATGACAGATTTAAAAGCCTAAGCAAAGAGGTGGAGGGGCTTCTTGAGGAAGATAATTTGAAGTGGAAGCAAAGGGCCAAACAAAGATGGCTACAAGAAGGGGATAGAAACACTAAGTATTTCCATCAGTGTGCAAACCAAGGAAGGACCACCAATTCTATACAAAAAATCATCAATGATGAAGGGAAGGTTCTGACAAACCCAAAGGACATTGGATctcaatttcaaaagtttttttctGAACTTTTCTCTACAGAATGCCCAAGTGGGATTGAGGTATGCCTGAAAACATGA